A part of Sulfurimonas sp. HSL-1716 genomic DNA contains:
- a CDS encoding DUF6629 family protein, protein MYFAIINFIFSGIIGIVGIKTLRKVSAPEEVIFASLPLLFALHEFTQGFVWLGVYGHIEPRALEIAESIFVFYAQGLLQFLVPLAIWLIEPKGFRRDLIAILMIAGALLSAYTLWGLSVQPTTVYLKNHLLVYVNPTTDHHWIGVIYALTTCGSLLLSRDISIQLFGWLNFFGINLVYWITPYALTSLWCLYAAIVSTVLYLHFVKRRIAFLEMLKKNESRWGQQLQTELYKLADRYPNLMNKLK, encoded by the coding sequence TTGTATTTTGCAATCATAAACTTTATATTTTCGGGTATCATCGGCATTGTGGGTATCAAGACACTGCGAAAAGTAAGTGCGCCCGAGGAGGTCATTTTCGCAAGCCTTCCGCTGCTTTTTGCGCTGCATGAGTTCACGCAGGGTTTTGTCTGGCTTGGAGTCTACGGGCATATCGAACCAAGGGCGTTAGAGATCGCCGAGAGCATCTTTGTGTTTTATGCACAGGGCTTGCTGCAGTTTCTCGTACCTTTGGCTATATGGCTCATCGAGCCAAAAGGTTTTCGCAGAGACCTTATCGCTATACTTATGATCGCAGGTGCGCTTCTTTCCGCATATACGTTATGGGGACTCAGCGTGCAGCCTACGACGGTATATTTGAAAAACCATCTGCTCGTTTACGTCAATCCTACAACAGACCATCATTGGATCGGTGTTATTTATGCTTTGACGACCTGCGGTTCTCTTTTGCTCAGCAGGGATATCTCCATTCAGCTCTTTGGATGGCTGAACTTTTTTGGCATAAATCTGGTGTACTGGATCACTCCTTATGCTTTGACATCGCTTTGGTGCCTGTATGCCGCGATCGTGAGCACAGTGCTGTATCTGCATTTTGTCAAACGCCGTATAGCCTTTTTGGAGATGCTGAAAAAAAATGAAAGCAGGTGGGGGCAGCAGCTTCAAACCGAACTGTATAAGCTTGCAGATCGTTATCCCAATCTTATGAACAAGCTAAAATAA